In Syngnathus scovelli strain Florida chromosome 11, RoL_Ssco_1.2, whole genome shotgun sequence, one DNA window encodes the following:
- the zgc:109913 gene encoding regulator of G-protein signaling 9-binding protein: protein MMEGILSLREAKFPNCIWPRSCRLSTDGDRSQRSEVIMSERHDGSQDTLVQVTSCFQTLVHLTSCFQQLAALLGSLADCAFLRREMAHARTLFADVANGLSRHLMHLLSDCDSGPPGAGASAERQALERVWVHFLAAAENFLRELRKAADLIGRFPLGQQKDRRALINAGCLDGMTGVTERTGAVQSPRLDSDEEGWGAGLQQHLSRLEAMISDMQLRVPVAFWSVETTQPSCGKVSDEAEDGLEKAAAAEPSICCWPPTRSGFSCAWS, encoded by the exons ATGATGGAAGGCATCCTCTCGCTCAGAGAGGCCAAATTTCCAAATTGCATCTGGCCAAGGTCTTGCCGTCTTTCCACTGATGGTGACAGGTCACAGAGGTCGGAGGTCATCATGAGCGAGCGTCACGACGGCAGCCAGGACACGCTGGTGCAGGTCACCTCCTGTTTCCAAACGCTGGTGcacctcacttcctgtttccagCAGTTGGCGGCATTGCTGGGAAGCTTGGCCGACTGTGCCTTCCTGAGGCGCGAGATGGCACACGCCAGGACGCTGTTCGCAGACGTCGCCAACG GTCTGTCCCGCCATCTCATGCATCTTCTGTCTGACTGCGACTCGGGCCCGCCGGGTGCCGGTGCTTCAGCGGAGCGGCAAGCACTGGAGCGCGTGTGGGTCCACTTCCTGGCCGCCGCAGAGAACTTCCTGCGGGAGCTGCGCAAGGCCGCCGACCTGATCGGACGCTTCCCGCTGGGCCAGCAAAAGGACCGGCGTGCACTGATCAACGCAG GCTGTCTGGACGGCATGACGGGCGTGACCGAGAGGACGGGCGCAGTTCAGTCACCCCGGTTGGACTCCGATGAGGAAGGCTGGGGGGCGGGCCTTCAGCAACACCTCAGCCGGCTGGAGGCCATGATTAGCGACATGCAGCTCAGG GTGCCAGTGGCGTTCTGGTCGGTGGAAACCACGCAGCCGTCATGCGGCAAGGTCTCAGACGAGGCCGAAGATGGCCTGGAGAAGGCTGCCGCCGCCGAGCCATCCATCTGCTGCTGGCCGCCCACACGTTCCGGCTTTAGCTGCGCCTGGTCGTAA